GCCAGGTCCGCCCCCTTGCTGATTGGCGCATGAGGATCCAGCAGTCTTGTGAAGGTTACGGGAACATGTATTTGCCCATTTGGCTCCGTTTCCACTTTGGCCACGGCCAGGGCGCGGAACGCTTTGTACTTGTCGAATATGGCAAAATAATTTAAGTACTCATCCCATTTTGCCGTTCCAAGGTCGTTTCCTGACGCCATCCAGTAACCAAGCATTCCGCGCATTACATACTCGTGGTCCACTATCTCCCCGAAAATGGCCTGTTTGAATAAGTCGGAGTGAAGATCAAAATGGTATTGCGCTGAACTTTGAACCTGCTGGATGGATTGCCTCCAGCTGAAGATTACGATAGCCAGGGATACCGCCAACACAATGAAAGCCGGATACAGGCTGGATTTGGAAGAGGCGGGACGTGAACTTTTGCCGTTTCTGGGAGAATTCGCCTGCCCGTTCATAGTTTATGGTTCTCTCGATTGACCTGACTCAAAGAGCGTTCAACCTGAATCGCGGGCGCATATACCACCGCAACTGTAACCCCTGGGGAAATTATATCTTTTTCGCGGGGCGTTTGGAACAAATGGGATTATTTGGTGGTGTCCCAGTTTGAATCTCAAATAATAGACAGATCCTTCACTTCGCTTGCGCTTCGCTCAGGATGACAATGTTATCAGCGGCTTTTATATTGTCATTCTGAGCGTAAGTGAAGAATCTCCCCTGTACTTTCAAACCGGGACACCACCTATTATTTGAGGTTAGGACAGGAGGTTGCTCTAAGGCCATGGCTGTGGAATTGCCATGGGCCTGCGGGTTTAAATATCCTCCAACTCCTCCACCGCATCTTCCCCGGCCTTGGCGGGGCCTTTTAGAAGATACCCCTCGATGAATTCATCCAGCGCCCCGTCCAGCACGGCGTTGACGTTGCCGGTTTCTATCCTCGTCCGCAGGTCTTTTACCATCTGGTATGGTTGCAGTACATAAGAGCGGATCTGGGATCCCCACTGGATGCCTTTCTTCTCGCCGGTGATGCCGTCCAGCCTCTGCCTGCGTTTTTCCTCTTCGATGGCGAACAGCTTGCCTTTTAGCACTTTCAGCGCGTAGGCCTTGTTCTTGTGCTGGCTCCGCTCGTTCTGGCAGGCCACCACGATGCCGCTGGGGATGTGGGTAATGCGCACAGCCGAGTCGGTGGTGTTTACGCTCTGCCCCCCGGCGCCGGAGGAACGGTAAACGTCCACCCTTATTTCTTCTTCCTTTATCACCACCTCGATGTCGTCTTCTATATCCGGCGTTACGGACACGGAGGTGAAAGAGGTATGTCTGCGTTTGTTGGCGTCGAAAGGGGAGATGCGCACAAGCCTGTGCACCCCCGCCTCGGCTTTCATGTATCCATAGGCGTAGTCCCCCTGCACGATGAACGTGGCGGATTTAACGCCAGCCTCGTCTCCGGGGAGCAGGTCCACAATCTGTGTTTTGTATCCCCGCCTCTCGGCCCAGCGCAGGTACATGCGCATTAGCATCTCCGCCCAGTCCTGAGACTCGGTGCCTCCGGCGCCCGGATGGATTTCCACGATGGCGTTGTCCATGTCGTGCTCGCCGGA
This DNA window, taken from Nitrospinota bacterium, encodes the following:
- the prfB gene encoding peptide chain release factor 2 (programmed frameshift), with product MNEDFSALLEQTRAKLTRLRGHLDIESKTAELASLDKKIASPGFWDKPEAAQPFLKKRAAIIRTLDGFNALSKRLADLDEFAQIVDPQAEPELFAETCKDASLLAKETEKVEIAAMLSGEHDMDNAIVEIHPGAGGTESQDWAEMLMRMYLRWAERRGYKTQIVDLLPGDEAGVKSATFIVQGDYAYGYMKAEAGVHRLVRISPFDANKRRHTSFTSVSVTPDIEDDIEVVIKEEEIRVDVYRSSGAGGQSVNTTDSAVRITHIPSGIVVACQNERSQHKNKAYALKVLKGKLFAIEEEKRRQRLDGITGEKKGIQWGSQIRSYVLQPYQMVKDLRTRIETGNVNAVLDGALDEFIEGYLLKGPAKAGEDAVEELEDI